AAAATTTCGACACAAAAGTCGCTGTCAAGTTGGGTTCTTGATGGACCTACTGGTTCATCCATGCATTTTTACAAAGAAATGGTCTCTTTGTCAACCAGCTACGATGTTCCTGTGTCACCACATTTTTTTGTCTACGGTAATAGGTCAGAACCATCGGATAATCTTTGCCCTTCCCTTTTACAAGGTAAGATTGATTGATTCGTAGCTTTACGTCTAACTAGATGAAAAACATGGGCACAGGTACAGGTATCTTCCCAGCGGCAGAGAAAATGAAAGATTCAATTTCCACAGTCCATTATCTACGCAAAAAAGATTCATCCAAGATCAGATCAAGATTCAGGGCCTGACGATACCGATAAGGTGAATCATTTTTTCGGCATCACAAATccgattgacagtgaattacGCTGATTTTGCCGAATTCACCAAAGGATTGCCTATAACACTTGAGGCCACACTATGAAGATTCCTACTGTCTTAAGTTTTCTCTACGTTGGCAATCTCCTCCGTGATGCCCACTGCAGTCCCTTACCCGAGCTCTTCGCTGCCAAGTCCatggaagaagtcgaagccCTCATGTCCAAGACAAAGCAACGCCCCGCTCACGAAGTTCTCCGTGGACGACGTCGTCTTCAAGACGGAACTCTTGAAACTTCCAACCACATTCTTGCTGACAGGTTTGGCGGAGAAGCTGGCTTTTTCCATTCTGTTGCTTCCGGTGATCCGTTGGCAGATGCAGTCATCATCTGGACGCGTTATACTCCCGTCAACGTCGACGATGAAATTACGTTGGAGTTTCGTATGGCTGCTATTGATCCTAATCTGGAGGTCAACGCGCACCTGGATCCTACACTCAATGAAAACATTAAGCGTGGCAAGGTCACGGTCACTGCTGCGTCTGACTTCACTGCCAAGATTGATGTGACGGGATTGCCTTCCAACACGCAGTTTGTGTACGTCTTTTCCGACGGACAGCAGGTTTCCGATATCGGTTTGACGAAAACCGCCCCGGCCCCGGGGGACGAAGATCCTGATCTCATATACGCTTTTTTCTCGTGCTCCCACTTTACTAACGGTTTCTTCCACGCCTATGACGTTGCTTCGACAATCCAAGATTTGGATCTGTGGATTCACGTTGGCGACTATTACTACGAGTATGGCCTCTTCGACACGTATGCACGCGAAGCAGCTGAGCAACGCGATCAGTTTGTTTTGCCTATTTGGGAAACAATTGACTTACAAGATTACCGCAATCGTCATTCGACACATGTGGCGCACGATGAAGGTCTTCGCAATTTGCGGCGGCGTGCTCCCATGATTGCCACGTGGGACGATCACGAGACCACCAACGACAGTTATGGAAACGTCAATCAAGGAACTGGAGCGGAGAACCACCAGGAAACTTGCCTCGCTAACGCTACATCACCTGATGCCGACAAAGCAGCTGCCCAATGCGACCGACCGGAAGGTGATGCGGTGGAACGCTTTACAGCTGCCGCCCAGGCGTATTGGGAATGGATGCCTATTCGATACGTCGAAGGTACCATGGGCGAGATTCAGACAGGAACGTTGACCCAAATTATTGAATGGGGCGACTTGGCCACCATAGCTTCCTTTGATACGCGCATGAGCTTTCGTACGGAAGAGTCCACGGGAGCGTCTGGTAAGAAAGGACATCCAAGGACCATGAAAACTTTCCAAAATATTGGATATTGCTCTCACATAAGCGCTCGACTCATTTCTACTCTACAGCCTTTGCAACGTACGCCGCTGTAGGTGCGGTGAACACAAATGTGAGCTCGTACTCCGATCCGAGCTCCGATGCCTACGCTGCTATCCAGCAAATCCGAGAAAGCGATCGGGGAAGCCGACTGAACGAGAGCTTCTCCATGCTTGGTGATTATTTCGACACCTTGGAAGACGTCTTTGAAGCTTCCAAGGCGGCAGGAAAACCTTGGCAAATCTGGGCTGCAAACACAATGATGGGTCACTATGTCTTACCTGACGCGGCACAGTTTTATTTGGACGCACCCGAGGAGGTTCAGGCCATCATTCAGACATACTTCGATGCCTTCATGCTTTCCGAAGCCGCCTTAACTGCCCGACTGATTTCGGCTCTACGCGTTGCCGACATTGAATGGAACCTCGACGACTACGGTGGTTTTTACGCTGAACGCGCCAAGATTACAGAAATGGCAAAGGCCTCGACCAATAACATGGTAGTACTGGGAGGAGATCTACACGACGCATTTGCATGGGTGCTTGTTGAGGGAGGGGAAGTTGAGGGTGCCCCGGTGGCTATCAATCTCGGCTGTCCAAGTGTGACTTCCCCAGGGTTCAAAAACGCTTTCTTACCAGTGTTCAGTCCAATCTTGGAAGCCATTGGGGGCGAAGACGTAGCCATTGATATCATGAACAGGGGTTACGCACGTGCTAATCCAAACCTCAAATTTTCTGATATTGGGAAGAAGGGCTTTGTTGCCATTAAAGCAACCATGGTACGTTGATCTTGCTTGGATTTGACCATTGATTCATCAACATCTCACAATAGACTTTCTCCAGGACACACACACTGCCGAATACATTGGCTTCTCACCCGAAACACTGCTGACCGACTTTGCAACTGCTCGCACCGATGGAGCAATCACGGCACCATTTGAGTGTCAAATATCACTAACCACGCAATCTGACGTTCCCGGGTCTCTTGAGCCTAGTGAGACTTGTTCAGCCATTGCGTTTGACAATGAGCGACCTGCCGTTTATGATCTTCCTGTTCCATCGCTTGACAATATGCCTGAAGGCGACGCACTCACTGTTTGTGGTATGATTGGTTGCGCGTTTGATGCCTCCACTGAGCCGACCGATAGCGCTTCAACGGTTACGCCTACTGCACCAGCTCCTGCTCCTGCATCGAGCTCAACCTTAAGTATTGGTCGCTCAATGGGCCTTGTTACCGGTGTCCTATTGCTTATTGTTACTTTATTGTAAATGGAATGAGCCGCACATTTTGACAAATCGTAGGCGTGAAGTGATAATCATCTTCAAGTATGTGCAAATTATTGCAGACACTGTTTTGAGGCTAGCTACAAACCGCAAGGCCCATTAGTTTAAATGTAGTTCCGTTGGTGAGAGTCAGTCTTACCCGAAAGTCGGCTCTGACTGCAACCTCGGTTGGCATTTTGACGGGAATAGTGTACATTTCGCTGGTGTTTTTGAAGTGGAAACCTTGTACAACCAACGATGTCAGATAGGCCCAATCCAAATGGCTGTCTGGCTTTGCAAAGAACTCAACGACAGCAGTCGATTCCCGCCATTTCTCACTGTAGCTTTTCATTGGAAACAAAGTAACAGTTTGGACTGTTTGATTCAATCCTGTGAATTCAAAAAGAAGCTGTGACCCTCTCAACGATGTATTCCAACCATATTTTTTTCGACCCGTGTCGTCACCAACGTCCCAGGCTCCGGGGATCTTAACAATTGACGAAAACACACTTTGTATACTATTTACAGTTTCCTTTCGATCGACCCCGCTGATCCAGGAGAAGATGCACCTTGTGCCTTCATTATCAGTAGGACATATGGTTTTTTTCACTTGTGCAGCTTTGTTCCATTCATCTGTCACGTTTGTTAAGCTCAAATGGTCTGTTAGATATGGGGGTAGGCTGTTCGGTTTTGGTTGGTAGCGCATCGAGTCAAACAATTTTTCCTGACCAGGAGTCCGAACAGGCTGAGGAAAGTCAGTAGATGGATTAGCTGTTGCTGAGTCGTTCCACAGCTCCGTAGTGCAGTATGCCGTTGCCAACTCTAGTAAATTGTACGCCATGATCCAGGAGGTTGCTAAATGCATAACTTGCCCGGGATGGATCTGACGAACAAATCTTCCGTTGGTATACCAAGATGGTGAAAAAAGCGACCCATGAGTGTCTCCATAAATCCAATCCCGAACAACATTGGCATACGATATGAACGAAAAGCCGTAATAGTTCGAGAGCACTTGGATTTCTTGCGAAAGCTGTGTGATGCCTTTTATTTCGCGCTGCTCGTTGCCGACATAGTCATCCAACCAAAGAAGGAGTGGACGGCGTCCGCAGGACGTTGGATCCATAACGAGTCTCGCAAATGATTGGGCCATACGAAATACTGTGTCACGCAAACTAGTCTCTTCACCCGCTGCGGACCTCATGGTCGAAATATGCATGTCATTGGTCGAATAAGCGTTGATGAGTATATCTGGGTGTTTGGTCAACTCGGGAAGGAGGTCATACTTCAAAATGGCCTGTCCGGTCAACGTGTTGGTCCCACCGTTCGCCAAATTATGAACTTTGACGAGCTTGCCCCCTGCCAGGCGATTTATGAGGAGTTCCAGTCGCCCTGGCCAAGCGCAACGGACCAAGTTATTCCCCTTTATTGCGTAGCAATTCACCCCTTCCGTTACCGATCCTCCCAAGACCACAATGTTCACAATGTCCGGCTCCTTAAACATACTGTTGTGGCTATGATTCTTGCGTAATTGTTCGTCCTGCAAAAACTGGTACCGTCTCCATCCTTTGCGAAGGACAGACCCCACGAGATCCCATTCTCGTGGAGTGGATTGTGTCGACATGGGAAGCCGAGGAGAAATCATTTTCAGGATTTCCAGCATCATGTTGTGCTGAACAAAGAATCGGTCTTTGCGCAGCCTGCTTGCTTTCAATATGTGATCAAAATGCTGTCCCCACAAGCCGAGTGCTGACCGAGACGCGACGGCTCCACACATTGCCCCGTCTTCTTGTGCAGCTGTCGTTCTTGTCCCATCAAGAGTTCCTGTTAGGGATATGTTCGCACGACGGAACGacccaattttggaaaaatcgGAACATGATTCCCCGGTCTTGACTTGCTCAGGTCTTTTGGAGTTACctgcattgactgtgagtgaaaTCTCGTCGGTGACGGACGACGCCGACAGGATCTGCAATCTTGTCCAGTGACTCCATAAACATGCTGTAACCAACAAGAGGAGAATCGTCCTTGCTTGTCGAACAAGATCCATTCCAGATAAAGCTGTCCTGGTGCTCACCAAAATAAACTAAGTCCACTCTCTACTTTAGTGCTTGGTCATGGTCAATTTCTTTACGCCTTCCAGTGAGACTCATCTTGATCACATCACGCAAGCGAGGAAAAATATGGTCTAAAATCCCTTGCAATTGTGTTGGGTCCGATTTATGACCGCATCCCGTTGTTCCACAAAATGACGTCATACTCATCTTTGACTTCAAGACAGGcattcttgactgtgaaacccCAAACACGACTGAATGTGAAACGCTTCTGACGTTCGGGACATGGAGAACTGATAGAACAGAATCACGGCAAAGATCCAACAGGTATCCGATATTTTTTCATCTTACTCCATTAATTTGCATTAGATACAATCAGCTCATTCAAGCCCGATCATTCGTTGCAATTCTTCCATGTCGATTTTCCAATTCATTTCTCGCTGGCGAGCGCTGGCGCTGCTTGTCCCCGCTATCGGTCTGGGGAGTTTTCTGGAGGCTGATGCACTCTCCGTGCGCCCGGCTGCAAATCATCCCGAAGCGCTGTGTGGATTACCAAGTGTTACTCTTGATCGGAGACAGGCGCTGGTGCGAGGCA
This portion of the Phaeodactylum tricornutum CCAP 1055/1 chromosome 19, whole genome shotgun sequence genome encodes:
- a CDS encoding predicted protein; the encoded protein is MKIPTVLSFLYVGNLLRDAHCSPLPELFAAKSMEEVEALMSKTKQRPAHEVLRGRRRLQDGTLETSNHILADRFGGEAGFFHSVASGDPLADAVIIWTRYTPVNVDDEITLEFRMAAIDPNLEVNAHLDPTLNENIKRGKVTVTAASDFTAKIDVTGLPSNTQFVYVFSDGQQVSDIGLTKTAPAPGDEDPDLIYAFFSCSHFTNGFFHAYDVASTIQDLDLWIHVGDYYYEYGLFDTYAREAAEQRDQFVLPIWETIDLQDYRNRHSTHVAHDEGLRNLRRRAPMIATWDDHETTNDSYGNVNQGTGAENHQETCLANATSPDADKAAAQCDRPEGDAVERFTAAAQAYWEWMPIRYVEGTMGEIQTGTLTQIIEWGDLATIASFDTRMSFRTEESTGASAFATYAAVGAVNTNVSSYSDPSSDAYAAIQQIRESDRGSRLNESFSMLGDYFDTLEDVFEASKAAGKPWQIWAANTMMGHYVLPDAAQFYLDAPEEVQAIIQTYFDAFMLSEAALTARLISALRVADIEWNLDDYGGFYAERAKITEMAKASTNNMVVLGGDLHDAFAWVLVEGGEVEGAPVAINLGCPSVTSPGFKNAFLPVFSPILEAIGGEDVAIDIMNRGYARANPNLKFSDIGKKGFVAIKATMDTHTAEYIGFSPETLLTDFATARTDGAITAPFECQISLTTQSDVPGSLEPSETCSAIAFDNERPAVYDLPVPSLDNMPEGDALTVCGMIGCAFDASTEPTDSASTVTPTAPAPAPASSSTLSIGRSMGLVTGVLLLIVTLL
- a CDS encoding predicted protein, producing the protein MDLVRQARTILLLLVTACLWSHWTRLQILSASSVTDEISLTVNAGNSKRPEQVKTGESCSDFSKIGSFRRANISLTGTLDGTRTTAAQEDGAMCGAVASRSALGLWGQHFDHILKASRLRKDRFFVQHNMMLEILKMISPRLPMSTQSTPREWDLVGSVLRKGWRRYQFLQDEQLRKNHSHNSMFKEPDIVNIVVLGGSVTEGVNCYAIKGNNLVRCAWPGRLELLINRLAGGKLVKVHNLANGGTNTLTGQAILKYDLLPELTKHPDILINAYSTNDMHISTMRSAAGEETSLRDTVFRMAQSFARLVMDPTSCGRRPLLLWLDDYVGNEQREIKGITQLSQEIQVLSNYYGFSFISYANVVRDWIYGDTHGSLFSPSWYTNGRFVRQIHPGQVMHLATSWIMAYNLLELATAYCTTELWNDSATANPSTDFPQPVRTPGQEKLFDSMRYQPKPNSLPPYLTDHLSLTNVTDEWNKAAQVKKTICPTDNEGTRCIFSWISGVDRKETVNSIQSVFSSIVKIPGAWDVGDDTGRKKYGWNTSLRGSQLLFEFTGLNQTVQTVTLFPMKSYSEKWRESTAVVEFFAKPDSHLDWAYLTSLVVQGFHFKNTSEMYTIPVKMPTEVAVRADFRVRLTLTNGTTFKLMGLAVCS